The genomic stretch TTGTCGCAGGGCGCGAATGCGGCGCCATTCAGACTGCATTCGTAGCGAACCTCCTCTTCATCGGAGCCGAACAAGAACACGGAGCGCGACGAGTGGTCGAACAAGCCAGGCTTGTTGATGATGCTCGTCTCGGGCCGCTTGGAGTCGACCAACCAGGTATGGGTGGCAGGCGTCGGATCCAGATTGCCAGCAAGGTCGCGGGCGCGAACGCTGAGGAGATAGGTACCATCCTGGGGAACCATGACCTCGTAAGGCGTCGTGCAGTCCCGGTATTGCTCGTCATTGAGGCTGCACTGGAAGCCAGCGAAGTTCACCTCCTGCCGATGCTCAAACTCGAAAGTGACGGTCCGTTCGCGGCCCCGAGCAGGGGGCGCCCCGGTGATGGTGGTGTCCGGCGGCGTGACGTCCACGGTGAAGACGCGCGGCTCGGAGGCGTTCAGTGAGCCCGTGTTGGATGCCGGGTCCGTCAACGTGGCGCGAAGGGTGTACTGCCGCTCCTCCAACTGGAGGCCGCTCAGCTCCCAGGAGAGAGTGCCGCTCGTCGCCGCCTGCCCGACGTTCAGTGCCCCCAGATACACCGTCACCGTCCCGGCCTCGGGGGCGGTTCCCCGGATGACAGGCGTGGTCGTGTTGACGTACGCCGTTATGGGCTCCGTGATGAGCGGTGGCCCCGGGGCAACCGTATCCACGGACCAGGTGTAGGAGGCACCCGTCTCATCCCGGTCTCCGTTGTCCTGGTCCACGGCGTGGACATTCAGCGTGTGCCGTCCATCCGATACGTTGAAGGGGTGCTCAGTCTCCCGATCCTCTGGATCTGGCGTGATGGAGCCACAGTCGACTTCGGTCTGGTCATCCAGTTTGCACCGGAACGCCACATGCCCCTTGTTCGACGTGAAGACAAACCTGGCCACCGACTCGTTGGTGAGCTGCGGTGGCCGCGCCCTGATCTCAGTGATGACAGGACCGGAGTCGACCCGCCAGACATGCGTTGCGGGCGTGTCGTCCACGTTTCCCGCCGTGTCCACGGCGCGAATGAGCATCTTGTGCACCCCGTCGTCGACCTGGAACTCGACGCCAGAGACGCACCTCTCGAAGGGGTCTCCATCCAGGCTGCACTCGTAATAGTCGACATCCGAGTCCTGAGGTGACGCAAAGCCAAACGTCGCGACCAGGTCACTCGTCAATTCCGCAGGCGCCTGCGTAAACACCGTGTTGGGAGGGGTCACGTCCACACGCCACAAATGGCTGGCCGGCGACGCGTCACTGTTTCCCGCCCGGTCGACCGCCCTGACGTGAAGCTGGTAGGTGGTGCCATTGACGAGGTCGTTGATGACATGGGCAGAGGGACACGTCTGCCAGGTTCCCGTGGTGGACTCGGGCTCCGTCGTGTCCAGCCTGCATTCGAAACGGACTACGTCCGTCGCGGAGGAGGTGAAGCCAAATGCCGCCGAGCGGGAGTTGTTCGGGTTCCGCGGGGGGACCGGAGACGTGAGACTGATGGCGGTATCTGGCGCGGCCGTATCCACCACCCACATATGCATCACGGGCGTCGGGTCCACGTTGCCCGCTTCATCCACCGCCCTCACCTGCAACGCGTGCGTCCCGTCCGCCGGCGGAGTGACAGGCGTGAAGGGCGAGGTGCACGTCGCGAAGGGCGCCGAGTCCAGGCTGCACTCGAAGCGCACCACGTCCGTGTCGTCGCTACTGAATGCGAACGGCACGTTCTGTGACGTCACCTCCGGCAACGCAGCGGTGAACTCCGTGTCGGGCGCCACCAGGTCCACCGTCCACGAGTGCGGGACGTCCGTCCCCCGATTTTCGGCACGGTCCACCGCGCGTACCAACAACGTGTAGCGCGAGCCATGCGTCAGGTTCGAATAGAGCTTCGAGGCGGGGCACGTAGCCCACGTGCCAGTCGTCGAACTGCCCGTCGCGGGCACCTCCGCCAGTTGGCATTCGAAGCGCACGACATCCGCGGCCGTCGAATCGAAGTCGAAGCCCGCCGTCGCCTGGTTGCTGGGGTCCGGCGGGCCCAGTCGAATCGTCGCCGGAGGCCCGTCCGTGTCCACCACCCAGGTATGCATCGCGGGCGTCGGGTCCACGTTGCCCGCTTCATCCACCGCCCTCACCTGCAACGCGTGCGTCCCGTCCGCCGGCGGAGTGACAGGCGTGAAGGGCGAGGTGCACGTCGCGAAGGGCGCCGAATCCAGGCTGCACTCGAAGCGCACCACGTCCGTGTCGTCGCTGCCGAATGCGAACGGCACGTTCTGTGACGTCACCTCTGGCAACGCAGCGGTGAACTCCGTGTCGGGCGCCACCAGGTCCACCGTCCACGAGTGCGTGTCCTCCGTCCCCGGATTGTCGGCACGGTCCACCGCGCGTACCAACAACGTGTAGCGCGAGCCATGCGTCAGGTTCGAATAGAGCTTCGAGGCGGGGCATGTAGCCCACGTGCCAGTCGTCGAACTGCCCGTCGCGGGCACCTCCGCCAGTTGGCATTCGAAGCGCACGACATCCGCAGCCGTCGAATCGAAGTCGAAGCCCGCCGTCGCCTGGTTGCTGGGGTCCGGCGGGCCCAGTCGAATCGTCGCCGGAGGCCCGTCCGTGTCCACCACCCAGGTATGCATCGCGGGCGTCGGGTCCACGTTGCCCGCTTCATCCACCGCCCTCACCTGCAACGTGTGCGTCCCGTCCGCCGGCGGAGTGACAGGCGTGAAGGGCGAGGTGCACGTCGCGAAGGGCGCCGAGTCCAGGCTGCACTCGAAGCGCACCACGTCCGTGTCGTCGCTACCGAATGCGAACGGCACGTTCTGTGACGTCACCTCCGGCAACGCAGCGGTGAACTCCGTGTCGGGCGCCACCAGGTCCACCGTCCACGGGTGCGTATCCTCGGGACTTTGATTCCCGGCACGGTCCACCGCGCGCACCTCCAACGTGTAGCCGTGCCCGTGCAGGAGCCCGGACAGGACATGGTTCGCCGGGCACGTCGCCCACGCGCCGTATTCCGGGTCTTCCTCGGGAGGAACCGCCACGCCCAGTCTGCACTCGAAGCGGTCCAAATCACTGGCATTCGAATCAAAACCAAACGCAGCAATGTCCAAATGAGACATGGACACAGGAGGCGCTGGATTCGTCGAGCGAATGCTCACATCCGGTGAGTCGTGGTCCACCACGAATTCAATGACGGCGGGCGTCGGGTCCTCGTTCGTCGCGGCATCGATCGCCCTCGCCTCGAACCGGTAGGTGCCGCCGGCCGCTGAGATGTCATGACTGGAAACGGACGTGCAGGGGCTGAAGGCTGGCGTGGGCTGAGAAGGCCGCGTGAGCCGGCACTGCAGCGTGCAGGGGAGGGTCGCCGCGTTATCGCATCGCTGGCCCTCTGCCTCATCTCCTTCGACGGTGAAGGTGATTTCATCGGCATTGGTCGGAAACGACAGGCTCGTAGAGGCGCGTGTATCCGGTGGGCGGGTGTCCACGGTGACAGGCAAATCCGTGCAGTAACTCCCCTGCAAACCCTGGCGCTCCACGGCCGCCTTCAGCGTGTTGCTCCCCTCTTGAAGCGGGACGTTCACGGCGTATGTGCCATTCGCACCGATGACGGTGCGCACCACGAACTCCTGCACCGAGGCCTGGCCGGGGCGGTTCCGATAGATCAATAGCCCGGCCCCAGGCGCTCCGGTTCCTGTCACCAGCGGAGACGAGGTCTTCACCAGTGCGTTCGCGATGGTCAGCTCCGGCGCGGCAATCGTCTCGGGCATACCGCCCACCAGGAAGGTGACCGAGCCGACGTAGGGAGGGAGCCGGATGGACGATGCAGGAGGCATCGCCCCCCGAGCCACCGGCGCCTCGCCATCGTCCGAGGTCAGCCCCGCCACGCCACTGTCGACCGAGATGGGACAGGTCGACGAAGCGCCCGCCTGAAGCAGGACACGTCCACCACCGCCGCCACCGCCCGGGCCCGCGGCGTTCACCGTCCCCGACTGCACACTATCGACATCACCTCCGTTGCCACCGTTCGCCACGATAGCGGTGGTGCTGCAGGTCTCCGTCAAGCGGACGGAGATGGAGCCACCCGCCCCACCACCGCCGCCACTGTCCGAACTCTCGGCGGCGGACGCGCCAGACGCATCGACCCGGCCACCTGACAGGCTGGCCGCGCGAAGGAAGACAATCCCGCCTCCCCGTCCACCGTTGGGAGCCGGAGCGGTCGCCGTGTGTCCCTGACCGCTGCCGCCTCCACCGCCGAACGTCAGGTGGTCGAGCGGTGAATAGCTCAGAGACGTGCCACCACGCCCGCCCATGCTCCGGCTGCCGTCCATCGACCTGCCCCCCAATCCGCCCATACCCGCGTTGCCGCCACCACCGCCGCCAGACTGTTTGCACACGCCGCCGCCGCCGCCATGGGTGAAGTTCCTGAGGCCTCGAAGGGCCCCGGCCCCGGTGTAGCGCGTGGTCGACAGCCCCTCCCCCTTCATCCCTAGCCGGAAGTCCCCGGCCCCGTCATCGGTTCGGTCACACCCCTCCGCAGGGTCGTCTTCGACTTCTTCACGCGTGAACACGCCGCCACGGAATCCGGCCGACGCGGCGCTGATGACGCCCGTGCCATTGAGTTGGATGCCCTCTTGAGCCAGGAACGCCACGACGCCGCCCGACGCGCCATCCCAAGGCAACGCCTCGATACGCGCGCCGTCCGCGACGGTGACGGAGGTGTACTGGGGAACGAGAATGACCTGTGTGGCGTCAGGAGCGTAGCTGTACTTGAGCGGCTGTGACAGCACCAGCGCCCCCGTGGTGCTGTTGAAGCCCGTAATCGTTCCCAACTCCCACCGGCCCACCGCGCTGTTCCCCAACTCGAGCGTGTCCTGCTCGAACGCCTCATCGGGGACCTCGGTCGGGGTGATGCCCGTTGTCTGGAGCACCATCACCAATCGGTCGTTGGCGAAGTTGGAGGCAGCGTTGCCCTGGCGCCGGTTGCCCAGCATCAGTTGAGGACGCCCCTCGCTCGTTGTCGTGATGGCAATCACCGGGGCGTAGGTATTGACCTGCACCTCCGTGGGCTGGTTCTGGGCGGACGGGACCGTCAAGCCATCGCTGCCCAATCCCAGGAAGAACGTGTCCGGCCCAGCCACCGCGACAATGGCGCTCAACAACACGCCCGCCGCGAGCGCCGCCTTGAGCCCCGTGCCCTTCATCAAGACGCCCCTCTTTGGATGGCCCATGGCTTAGCGACGGGGGGTGCCCGTCTTCTCCTTTTCGGGAACCACCAGCAGGAACTCCACGCGGCGGTTGTTCTCGCGGCCGTTGGAGGTCGCATTGCTATCGATGGGGCGGTCCTGGCCAAAGCCCACGGACTGCAGCCGGCCCGGCTCCACGCCCTTGGTGATGAGGTACTGACGCACCGACTCCGCGCGGCCCTGCGACAGCCGGCGGTTCGCGTCCGGGAAGCCACGGTCATCCGTGTGCGCGCCCACGACGACGGACGGAATCTCCGGGTGCTCATTGATGACCTTCGCCACCCAGTCCAACACTTCGAAGGAGCGGCTCTGCACGCGTGCCTGCGCGGGCTCGAAGAACACCTTGCCCATCACCACCAGGCGGTCCGGCCGCAGCTCCACCAGGGGAAGGACATGCAGCGGGCAGCCCAGGTTCTTCGCGTCGCCGGGCTCGTTGGCACAGCTGTCCACACGGTTGGGGACGCCGTCCTTGTCCGAATCCGACTCGGGGCAGCCATTGCGCTCCGCGGGCCCCGGCTCGCTGGGACACTCATCCTTGTCGTTGTCGATGCCGTCGCCGTCGGTGTCCCGAATCGGGCAACCGCGATTGTCCGCGGGTCCCGGGTCCGTGGGACAGCTGTCGATTTCGTCCGGGACCTCGTCCCTGTCCTCGTCGGGAGTGGGGCAGCCCTGCCGCGCCGCGGGTCCCGGCTCCAACGGGCAACCATCGAGCATGTCCTCGATGCCATCGCCGTCGGTGTCCTGCGCGGAGCAGCCGCTGCGCGCCACGTCACCCGCCACCAGGGGGCACTTGTCATCAGTGTTGCGCACGCCATCGCCGTCCTCGTCGAGGTCGGGGCACTCCACGACCTTCACCTCCGGCGGGAGTCCCATCTCGCACATGACGGACGACTCGCCCGGGCCGCGCGGCGGCGTCACCTGGCCGAAGGAACCGCCCACCATCAACCGGAACAGCGGCGTTCCCGGCGCGGAGCCCACGCCAATACCTACCAGCCCGAACACCTCCAAGGAGGAGTTGACCAGGTAGCGACCGCCCGGCAGCAGCTCCACGGAGGCGGGCTGGTTGGTCAGCGGCACCATGCCCCGCACGTTGAACTCCCACCGCGTCCGCCGCCCCGTGGTCGCGAGCGCCAGGCCCACCCGGAGCTCCTCGCCCACCTCGTCTTCGAGGTCGCCTTCCTTCTCCGTCAACAACAACCGGGGCCGCCGCGTGTACCCGACCTCCGCCCCCGCCCGGATGAAGCCGAAGTGGCGCCCCACCATCACCTTCGGCGAGAAGCGCAGCGAATCTCCATCCCGTGAGAACGCATCCCGTGAGCCCAACGGCAATCCCACGCCCAGCTCCACGGCGAGGTCCACGCCGCCATGCACTTCCTGCCGCAACAAGCCAAACCGCCCGCTCACCAGGGGCGTCGCCAGGGCCTGGCTCGCGGGCGCGGCGATGTTCCGCTCCTGCATGAGCAGGGTATCCCCACCTTGAAAGGCAACCAGCGGCACCTGGAGCCCGACCTGAAGCCAGGCCAACGGCGCATAGGCGGCGGCCAGATGCGCGGTGGCCCGATTCCCGACCACCGCCAGCTCACGGCCCGTGTCGACGAAGAGCAGCGGGTTGTGGGCGTAGTGCGCCAGGACGGTCGCGCGGTAATGTCCCTTGGGCAGGAGCTCACCGAGCCCCACGAGGAGCGAGCCTTCCGCCCCGGGGTTCAGCTCCAAGCGCTCCAGATCGAAACCGCGCTGGAGGGGCGATGCATCCTGCGCCCCGGCGGACAGGGACGTCAGCGCGAGTGCCAGCGCGAGCCCGCGGTGCAGGAGCTCTTTTCTTCTCATGGTTCTCCCCGAAGCCGTCTGGGTACCCCGGGAAGACCCGCAGTTTCAAGCCAGCCCCCCTTTTCCACTCTACACCGAAGTCCGACCTGGAATGGGGTGGCCCCAGCGTCAGCGCACGCCGGCAATGAAAATTTCGTGTCAGGCCCCCCTGGTACGCCAATTCGTGGCATGCTGCCGCACCACAAACGGGCCCAATCCTATGGACGAGGCCCCGCGCTGGGGGTCTGTGGATGATCGCGAACGCCGCCTTGAAAGCCAACCAGGCTGAGTTCGAGTTCCAGGCAGGGTCCTTCACCGCCGGGGAGCTGGCCGTCCTTGGCTTTGAAGCCGAGGAGACGCTGTCCCAGCCCTATGCGGTGGAGGTGGCACTGGCCGCCCGGCCGGACGTGGACGTGGATGAGAAGGCGCTGCTGGGTCAGGACGCCCGGCTCACCGTCATGCTCGGAGACGGCACCGCGCGCTTCTTCCACGGCATCGTGTCGCGCATGTCTCGGTGGGATGAAGGCAGCGGCCCCGAGCGTCGCCGCTACCGCGCCACCGTGGTGCCGCGGCTGTGGACGCTCCGCCACCGCCGCAAGAGCCGCATCTACCAGGAGATGACCGTCCCGGACATCGTCCACAAGGTGCTGGACGAGGCCAAGGTGGAGCACCGGCTGGCGCTCACCGGCGAGTACCCCAAGCGCGACTACTGCGTGCAGTACCGCGAGTCCGACCTCGACTTCGTGTCCCGCCTCCTGGAGGAAGAAGGCATCTTCTACTTCTTCGAGCACGGCGAGGACGCCCACATGATGGTGATTGGCGACGGCGCCTCCGCCAATCCCGCGATGCAGGGCGAATCCAAGCTCGTCTTCCGCGAGCGCAGCCAGATGGTCGCCTCGCAGGAGTACGTCCACGAGCTGGTCTCCCGCATGGAGGTGCAGCCCGGCGCCGTGGCCCTGCGCGACTACAACTTCCTGCGCCCCGCCCAGGACCTGGGCACCAGCTCCGAGGCGGAGAACGGAGAGGCCGCGCTCGAAATCTACGACTACCCCGGCCGCTATGAAGAGCCCGCGCCCGGCCGCAGCTTGGCGAAGGTGCGCCTGGAGGAGCTGCGCGCTCGGGCGGAGACGGTGACGGGCGCCAGCTACAGCCGCCGAATCTGCGTGGGCCACTCCTTCGAACTGGCGGAGCACCCGGACGAAGCCGCCAACCGCAAGTACCTGCCCGTCTCCGTGCGGCACCTGGGCCACCAGTCGGAGGCGCTGAGCATCGAGCAGGGCTCGCTGCGCAGCCGGGAGGACTACCGCAACGAGTTCCTCCTCCAGCCCGCGGAGGTGCCCTTCCGCCCGCCGCGCGTGACGCCCCGGCCGGTGATTCCCGGCGCGCAGACGGCCATCGTGGTGGGCCCCAGCGGTGAGGAGATCCACACCGACGAGCACGGCCGCATCAAGGTCCAGTTCCACTGGGACCGCGAGGGCAAGAACAACGACAAAAGCTCCTGCTGGATTCGCGTCAGCCAGGCCTGGGCGGGCCCGGGCTGGGGCGCCCTGTACCTGCCGCGCATCGGCCATGAGGTCGTCGTCGAGTTCCTCGAGGGCGACCCGGACCGGCCCATCGTCACCGGCAGCGTCTACAACGGGGCGAATCCGACGCCCATCGACCTGCCCGGCAACAAGACGCAGAGCACGCTGCGCTCCAGCTCCAGCCCCGGCGGCGCGGGCTCCAATGAGCTGCGCTTCGAGGACGCGGCCGGCAGCGAGCTCGTCTATCTGCACGCGCAGAAGGACTTCAACATCGTCGTGGAGAACGACAAGACGCAGGAGGTCCGCGGCAACGAGACGTTGCTGGTGCGCAAGGACCGCTCCCGCGTCATCGAGGGCAACCAGGCCCTGCTGGTGAAGAAGAACGACGACAGCACCGTCACCGGCAACCAGACGCTGGCCGTCACGCAGAACCGCTCCACCACCGTGGGCGGCAATCACACCGAAGCGGTGGCCGGGGACCAGTCCATCAGCGTCAGCGGCAACCAGGCCCTCACGGTGGCCATGGCCTCCGCGGAGACGGTGGCCCTGGGGAAGATGCTCAACGTGGGCGGCGCGCTCGCCGTCACCGTGGGCGCCGCCTTCAACGAACTGGTGGGCGGCCTCAAGTCCGAACAGGTGGGCGGCGCCAAGGTGGAGGTCGTCGGCGCCAAGAAGTCCGAGACGGTCAAGGGCGCCCGCACGCTCCAGGTGGGCGGGGACCTCTCCGAAGAGGTGGGTAAGTCCCGCACGCTCAAGGTAGACAAGGACATGCTGGTCAGCGTGGCCGGCAAGGTGAACCACGCCGCCAAGGACGCCTACACACTGTCCGCCAAGGAAATCTCACTGGTTGCCCAGGAGCAGTTCACCCTCAAGGTCGGCTCCGCCACGCTCCAGGTGAAGAAGAACGGGGACGTGGTCATCAAGGGCGCCAAGATCGAGGTCACCGCGTCGGGCGACGTCGTCATCAAGGGCTCCAAGATTTCCGAGAACTAGGAGCAAACAGGGAACCGCCATCTGGGGGGTGGCTTGAATCCTGTCCGTCCTGTCTGGCAGTTTACGCTTCGCACGGAAGTTGTAAGGACCCGTGCGCTCTTTCAAGGAATGCGAATCTTGGCGCTAGGACACACAGGCGCCGGTCGGGTGAAGCGTGCCGGCCGGAACCTTCGGTGGGGTGTGGTCATCGCGCTCGCGGCCGCCTTGAGCGGGAGCGCGGGCTGCGTAAAGCGTGTGCCCCAGGCGTGTGAGACGCCGCCGCCGTTCCAGGTGGTGGTGGATGCGTCGGAGCAGCTCAATCCTGACGCGCGCGGGCGCTCGCTGCCCACCGTGGTGCAGATTGTCCAGCTCAAGGACAGCGTCCGGCTGGAGCGCGCGGGCTTCAAGGACATGTGGGGCAAGCCGGAGGAGTTCCTCAAGGAGGACCTGCTCCAGGTGGCCGAGCTGGTGATTCCGCCCGGCCGCCAGGTGAAGCGCTGGGTGCAGCGTGATCCGAAGGCCCGCTTCGTCCTGGCCATGGGGCACTTCCGGCAGCCACTGGGCTATTCGTGGCGGACGGTGGCGGCGCTCCCCGTGGTGGAGGAAGCGCGCTGCGTGGAGCGCCCCGCGGGTGACCAGGGCGACCCGAAGCCGGGAGACGAGGTCTTCCGCTACCGGCTGCAAGGCTATCAGATTGACCTGATGTTCCGGCCCATGACGCAGGCGCCGGAGCCTCGACTCCAACCCCAAGCAGGCGACGGCGTGTCGCCGCGGAGAGGTGTATGAAGTCCGTGCAGCGAGTCGTGTGGTCGGAGGGCATGTTCATGAGCCCCCACCACCTCCAGCAGCAGGACCTCTACCACGAGCAACTGCTGGATCAGCGGCTGGCCTCGCTCGAACCGTATCCCTGGGGCGTCGTGGCCCTGGAGTTCGACATGGAGGCGCTGCGCGCCGGCCAGGTGCAGCTGACCCACTTCACCGGCATCCTCCCCGACGGGCTGCCGGTCTCCTTCGAGTCCGGAGACGCGGAGGCGCCGCCCGCGAGGCCCGCGGATGGCTACTTCCCGCCCGCCCAGCGCACCCTGGACGTGTACCTGGGCGTGCCGCGCGAGCGCAGCGGCGTGGAGAGCTTTGGCAGCGGGGAGCGGCTGGGCAGCAGCCCGCGCTACACGCCCGCTTCCCGCCCCGTCAGTGATTTGACGGCCTCCACCTCCATCTCGCAGGTGGCCTTCGGTCAGCGCAACGTGAGGCTGCTGTTCGGCACCGAGCCGCGCGACGACTTCGAGTCCATCAAGCTGTGCGAGCTGTCCCGCGACCGCTCCGGCAACCTGACGCTGGTGGAGTCCTTCATCCCGCCGTGCCTGCGCATCGACGCGTCCCCGTTCATCATGAACGAGCTGCGGACGATGTTGCGGCTGCTGGTGTCCAAGCAGCGGCAGCTGTCCTCGCGGCGGCGGCACCGGGACGCCTCGGCGCTGGAGTTCACCGCGGGCGACGTGACGCTCTTCCTGGAGCTCAACGCGCTCAACGGCACCATCCCCTTCCTCCAGCACGCGCTGGACGCGGGCAACCTGCGGCCCAGGGACTTGTACCTGGCGCTGGCGCAGTGCGCGGGGCAATTGTGCACCTTCTCCGTCAGCGCGGACCCGTCCACGCTGCCCACCTTCCAGTTCACCAACCTGCGCGCCACCTTCGAGGAGCTGTTCCGCCGCCTCTCCGAGCTGATGCGCTCGGTGGCGCTTGAGCAGTGCCTGTCGGTGGACCTGACGGCGGGCGCAGACGGCATGTTCCGCGGCCGGCTGGAGGACGACCGGCTGGAGCGCTGCGGCCACTTCATCCTCGCGGTGCGCAGCGAGCTGCCAGAGCGGGTGGTGGCCGAGCAGCTTCCCAAGCTGTCGAAGGTGGCCGCCTGGGAGGACATCCGCGCGCTGGTGCAGGCCGCCGCGCCCGGCGTGCCGCTGGCGGTGACGTACCGGCCGCCGCCCGAAGTTCCCGTGCAGCCGGGCACCGTCTACTTCAGCCTCTCCATGAATGACGGCTACTGGAGGAACGTGATGCGGGACCGCAACCTCGCCATCTACCTCCCGCAGCCGTTCGACGCGAGCCGAACGACCGTGGAACTGCTCGCGGTTCCCACCGCCAATCGCTGACGCCCCGAGCCGCCCATGGACCGAGTCACCGAAGCCACGAAGGATTGTTTCGACGCCGCCATCCAGCTGCGCGGCTCCGAAGCCTCGGCGGTGCCCCCGCCCGAGACGCTGCACCACCGCCTGCGCGGCGTGGTGGACGAGACGCTGCGCCGCGCCGCCGTGCTGGGCTTCAGCCATCAGGATGCCCAGGACATGGCCTACGCGCTGGTGGCGCTCATCGACGAGGTCGTCCTGGGCCGCCCGGAGGAGTACCGACAGCTCTGGATGCCCCTCCAGCTCCACTACTTCAACGAGAACGTCGCCGGTGACGGCTTCTTCGCGCGCCTCAACACCGTGCGAAAGGACCCGCACCGGCATGAGGTGCTGCAGGTCTACTACCTGTGCATGCTCTTCGGCTTCCAGGGCCGCTACCGCATCCGCGGCGGCGAGCTGGAGCTGATGACGCTCATCGACACGGTGCAGAAGGACCTGGAGCGCGCACGGCCCTTCGACTTCGACGTGCTGTCGCCGCACGGGGACCGGCCCACCGAATCGCTGCTCTCCAAGCGCAAGAAGGCGTCGATGGTGGGCATCTCCGCCGGGGCCCTCGCGGTGGCCGTCCTGTTCTACGGCGTGCTGCAGTTCTTCCTCAACGACAAGGTCGGTGAGCTGAGAAGCCGCATCGAGGTCCACGCGGCCCGCAACACGGCGACGAGCGCCAGCCAGACCCAGGCAGCGGGGGGGGCGCAGTGATGGCGTACCTGCTACCGCTGTTGGGCATCGGCGCGCCGATGTTCGCCCTGATGACCTACCTGGGCTTCTCCATGCAGCAGGCGGCCATCATCGCCGCGCTCGCGGGCATGCTGGCCGCCGGCGTGGTGTGGCTGGTCAAGCGCATCCGCGCGCGCGCCGCGGCCAAGAAGCTGGAGGGCGCGCTGGCGGCGCAGGCGGATGAGCAGGCCACCACCGTGCGGCCGGACCTGCAGCCCGAAATCAAGGCCATGCAGTCGGAGTTCACCAAGGCGGTGGAGGCGCTCAAGGCCTCCAAGCTGGCGCGCGGTGGCAAGGACGCGCTGGCGGTGCTGCCCTGGTACCTCATCGTCGGTCCTCCGGGCGCCGGCAAGAGCACCGCGCTCCGCAACTCCGGGCTGAAGTTCCCCTACCTCTCCGCGCGCGGCGGCGTGCGCGGCGTGGGCGGCACGCGCAACTGCGACTGGTGGCTGACCAACGAGGCCGTGCTGCTGGACACGGCCGGCCGCTACACCAGCACCGAGGAGGACCGGCCGGAGTGGCTGGCCTTCCTGGACACGGTGGCGAAGCACCGCCCCAGCCGTCCCATCAACGGCCTCATCGT from Myxococcus xanthus encodes the following:
- the tssI gene encoding type VI secretion system tip protein TssI/VgrG, with the protein product MIANAALKANQAEFEFQAGSFTAGELAVLGFEAEETLSQPYAVEVALAARPDVDVDEKALLGQDARLTVMLGDGTARFFHGIVSRMSRWDEGSGPERRRYRATVVPRLWTLRHRRKSRIYQEMTVPDIVHKVLDEAKVEHRLALTGEYPKRDYCVQYRESDLDFVSRLLEEEGIFYFFEHGEDAHMMVIGDGASANPAMQGESKLVFRERSQMVASQEYVHELVSRMEVQPGAVALRDYNFLRPAQDLGTSSEAENGEAALEIYDYPGRYEEPAPGRSLAKVRLEELRARAETVTGASYSRRICVGHSFELAEHPDEAANRKYLPVSVRHLGHQSEALSIEQGSLRSREDYRNEFLLQPAEVPFRPPRVTPRPVIPGAQTAIVVGPSGEEIHTDEHGRIKVQFHWDREGKNNDKSSCWIRVSQAWAGPGWGALYLPRIGHEVVVEFLEGDPDRPIVTGSVYNGANPTPIDLPGNKTQSTLRSSSSPGGAGSNELRFEDAAGSELVYLHAQKDFNIVVENDKTQEVRGNETLLVRKDRSRVIEGNQALLVKKNDDSTVTGNQTLAVTQNRSTTVGGNHTEAVAGDQSISVSGNQALTVAMASAETVALGKMLNVGGALAVTVGAAFNELVGGLKSEQVGGAKVEVVGAKKSETVKGARTLQVGGDLSEEVGKSRTLKVDKDMLVSVAGKVNHAAKDAYTLSAKEISLVAQEQFTLKVGSATLQVKKNGDVVIKGAKIEVTASGDVVIKGSKISEN
- the tssJ gene encoding type VI secretion system lipoprotein TssJ, with amino-acid sequence MKRAGRNLRWGVVIALAAALSGSAGCVKRVPQACETPPPFQVVVDASEQLNPDARGRSLPTVVQIVQLKDSVRLERAGFKDMWGKPEEFLKEDLLQVAELVIPPGRQVKRWVQRDPKARFVLAMGHFRQPLGYSWRTVAALPVVEEARCVERPAGDQGDPKPGDEVFRYRLQGYQIDLMFRPMTQAPEPRLQPQAGDGVSPRRGV
- a CDS encoding DotU family type IV/VI secretion system protein; this encodes MDRVTEATKDCFDAAIQLRGSEASAVPPPETLHHRLRGVVDETLRRAAVLGFSHQDAQDMAYALVALIDEVVLGRPEEYRQLWMPLQLHYFNENVAGDGFFARLNTVRKDPHRHEVLQVYYLCMLFGFQGRYRIRGGELELMTLIDTVQKDLERARPFDFDVLSPHGDRPTESLLSKRKKASMVGISAGALAVAVLFYGVLQFFLNDKVGELRSRIEVHAARNTATSASQTQAAGGAQ
- the tssK gene encoding type VI secretion system baseplate subunit TssK, giving the protein MKSVQRVVWSEGMFMSPHHLQQQDLYHEQLLDQRLASLEPYPWGVVALEFDMEALRAGQVQLTHFTGILPDGLPVSFESGDAEAPPARPADGYFPPAQRTLDVYLGVPRERSGVESFGSGERLGSSPRYTPASRPVSDLTASTSISQVAFGQRNVRLLFGTEPRDDFESIKLCELSRDRSGNLTLVESFIPPCLRIDASPFIMNELRTMLRLLVSKQRQLSSRRRHRDASALEFTAGDVTLFLELNALNGTIPFLQHALDAGNLRPRDLYLALAQCAGQLCTFSVSADPSTLPTFQFTNLRATFEELFRRLSELMRSVALEQCLSVDLTAGADGMFRGRLEDDRLERCGHFILAVRSELPERVVAEQLPKLSKVAAWEDIRALVQAAAPGVPLAVTYRPPPEVPVQPGTVYFSLSMNDGYWRNVMRDRNLAIYLPQPFDASRTTVELLAVPTANR